A segment of the Lycium barbarum isolate Lr01 chromosome 7, ASM1917538v2, whole genome shotgun sequence genome:
TTTCATACCTTCTTCTTGTCATACCAACATGCCGCTTACCGCGACTTCGGATACTGCCATATACAAGAACAACTGTTCATCttccttcggtgtgtgcagtaaAGGTGGACTTGACAAGTATCGCTTTAAGTCTTCCAAAGCCTTTTGACATCCCGGTGTCCATACAAAGTCATTCTTCTTCTTCAGCAATGAAAAGAACcggtgacttttatccgaagaccgGGAGATGAATCTGCTCAGATTTGCAATCCTTCCGGTTAACCATTGCACCGCCTTCACGTTGTTAACTACTTCGATGTCTTCAATGGCCTTAATTTTGTCTaggttgatttcaattcctcggtttgacaccatgaaacccaagaacttACCCGATCTAACTCCAATGGCACACTTTTCCGAGTTCACCTTCATGTTGTATTTGGGAAGTGTATCGAAGGTTTTCTGCAAATTCTTCAAATGGTTCTTTGTTTTCAGGGACTTAACTagcatatcatcaatataaaccTCCATTGTTTTATCTATCTGTTATTAGAACATTtggttaactaggcgttggtaagtttcactggcattttttaatccgaatggCATTACATTATAGtaataagtcccatatcgggttataaaagaagttttctcttgatcctccgggtccatccgaatctggttgtacccggagtaggcatcagGAAAACTTAACACCTCATGTCCGGTCATCGCATCGATCATTCGATCAATGTAAGGCATAGGGAATGAATCCTTCAggcatgctttgttcaaatccttataatcaacgcatattctgaatttattacctttctttggcacgaCCACGACATTAGCTAACCAGTCCTAGTATTTGACCTCCcgatggaacctatttttaaaagctttgttacctcctcTTTGACGAAGGCATGCTTGATTTCGACCATCGGTCTccttttctgcttcaccggggaaaTTTTTTGATCGAGACTTAAATTGTGCATCATTACCTCTGGTGGGAAACctatcatgtctaaatgggaccatgtaaaacaatcggcattagcttgaagaaatttaattaatttacgcctgagctccggggttaaccccgtgcccatgTATACCTTTCTGTCCAGCAGATGAACAAACAAGATAATTTGTTCCAGTTCTTCTGtggttgacttggttgcatctgaGTCATCAGGTAGCACGAACGACCTGGGTACACTGAAATCGTCTTCTTCGAAGTTCAGGCTCATCTTTTCCTTTTCTCCCCTCAAGCTAATCGGGCCTCCATCCTGTAATTGCTATTTGGCAGCTTTGCCTTTGGCAGGTTCAGCAGCCTTTAGGGATGGTTCCCTTTGATTGGGGGGTGCTTCTTCGACTGTGACCATCTCCCTTTCCGCGGGTTGCTCGCCACGGACCGTTTTTATCCCTTTCGAGGTTGGAAACCTCAATATTTGATGTAATGTCGAGGGTACtgctctcatgctatgaatccatggTCTGCCGAGCAACGCATTATATTTCATCTCACCTTCGATGACATAGAACATCGTCTGTTGAATAGTCCCGATAATATTTACTGACAAAGATATTTCTCCCTTAGTAGTTTCGCTTGCCATGTTGAATCCGCTGAGAAACCGAGCTGCTGGCATAATTTGGTCCAGCAGCCCAAGTTGTTCTACCAATCTCCGCCGGATAATATTGGTCgaactacctggatcaatcaaaatacgtttaacttgagatttaaaaataagaatataaATTACCAAAGCATTGTTGTGGGgctgaatgatgccctctgcatCTTCGTCGTTGAAGGAAATAGATCTTTCGGGCACATAATCCCTGGTTCTTTTCTCATGAAAAACCAAGACCTTCGTCCTCTTCATCATCAGACCTCGTGGCATTTCTGTTCCACCAATTATCATATTAATCACGTACTAAGGCTCTATGGGCTCAACCTGTTTGTGATTTTCCCTACCCTTGTAATTTCCTTTGGCTCGGTCACTCAAGAACTCACGaaggtgaccatttttcaataaTCGAGCCTTCTCCTCTCTCAGTTGACGACAATCTTCTACCCTATGAACATGAGTACCATGATACTCGCACATCATACTTGGATCTCTTTGAGCAGGGTCAGATCTTAGTGGCCTCGGCCATCTTGCATCCTCAATATGGCCAATGGCTGAGACAAGATCAGTGACGTCAATATTGAAGTTGTACTCGGATAACCTCGGGATGTCCCCATTATTAGCGGTCCCGCTGGTATCACCTCTAAACTGCAAACCTTGACTGCTTAGACCGCGATTAATTTGTCTGTCATTCCTGCTCGAATGATGAATGGGACCGTTCTTCCCTCTATCCGACCTAAAGTTGGACTTCTCCGGTTGAACATAAGGTCGATATCTATTCTTTGACGGCCTTGACGTTTCAGAATTCTTGCTTCCGCCTATCGGACCTGGTGGAAGCTCAAGttgatcatcctctacccgaattttGGATTCATACCTGTTATGGACATCGGCCCAAGTCACTGCCTCGTACTCCAATAGATTTTCCTTCAACTTAAATGAGGCAGTTGAGACCCTTGGTAAAGGCTTGGGCAGCCCATTCTTCTGGGACCGAGGGGAAGTTCCATTTGTTTCTTTTGGAACCTATTCACGAATTCTCGGAGTAATTCATCGTTTCTTTGGGAGATTCTGAAGATGTCCGTTTTCCTTACCTGCACCTTCTTAGCCCCGGCATGGCCTATAATGAAAGCATTTGCGAGCATCTCAAAAGAAGTGATGGAATACTCTGGCAAATGGTCGTACCAAGTTAGTACCCCTTTAGACAACGTTTCACCAAGCTTTTTGAGTAGCActgactcaatttcatcctcttcaacatTGTTTCCCTTTATGGAATAAGTATACGAAGTCACATGTTCCTGTGGATCCATCGCTCCATCATACTTTTTaatatcgggcattttgaacctcatCGGGATCAACTTCAGGGCTACGcttggaggaaaaggcctttgaatataCCTTTTTGAGTCCGGTCCTTTCAAGATCGGAGGGGCCCCCGAGATCCACTTGAGAGTTGTACGTTTCTACCTTTTTCTCATTAGATTCAATCTGTTTAGCCAATGCTTCGAGCATTTTCAGGACCTCGGCAGACGTATCAAACCCCGAGTCATTACCACTATCAGCAACCCGATCCTTCTCTCAGTTTGGTTCAATAGCCCGACTTGGCCCTGCCGCAACTGCTCCGCTGCCTTTTTTTTTAGGTTGAGCTATAGCCACTTGTTGTTCCTgcaacatatcatatatcaaaCGTAATTTAATTTCCTCTACGGCATCGCCCAGTGTTTTTCGAGTTGGCACCCGAGGTAAAATTGCTGAATTATCGCTATTTAAAGGATTTGTGGCCTGAGTGCCGACGTTCTAGTTGATAGCATCGGTTGAGTTGACAACATTTGGATCGACAGGATCAACAGGGGGAGCGTTGTGGTTTGGCACCCCATTGTTGTTGTTTTCGTCGGGGTGACTCATCAGTTCGTTGTTGTTCACCTGCACCGATTGACTGCTGTTTGATATCTCGAAATTACCTGAAATCACAAGCTTTCAAAAAACAAGTGAAACATATAGTTGTAAACCAATCACCACTATTACCCTCAGCCCTACGGTGGGCGCCAAATGGTTTACCTTAAaatggtaacaattaaatttatacgtggtttaaaggatatgcgGCTTGATTAGTGATTTATCTAAAGCAATACGCGATAATAAGCAATATATTAGTGAATAAGAAAGAAAGTAGCTTAAGAAATCAAGATGTTCGTCACTGTGAATTTGGTCCGGTTTTGGAAAGAACCGCCTATGCCCCGAGCCAAACCAATAGAAAGCTTCAATATATAATTTTCAGATTACAAGTATGAGTGTGTATGAAAAACTAGCCCTAAAATGCAAGAGGTTCACCCCTATTTATAGCAAACAGTAGATGAGCCTTTGTACAACCCTAAAAAGGCTCTTTAAGAAAACCTT
Coding sequences within it:
- the LOC132601604 gene encoding uncharacterized protein LOC132601604; this translates as MLEALAKQIESNEKKVETYNSQVDLGGPSDLERTGLKKVYSKAFSSKRSPEVDPDEGNNVEEDEIESVLLKKLGETLSKGVLTWYDHLPEYSITSFEMLANAFIIGHAGAKKVQVPKETNGTSPRSQKNGLPKPLPRVSTASFKLKENLLEYEAVTWADVHNRYESKIRVEDDQLELPPGPIGGSKNSETSRPSKNRYRPYVQPEKSNFRSDRGKNGPIHHSSRNDRQINRGLSSQGLQFRGDTSGTANNGDIPRLSEYNFNIDVTDLVSAIGHIEDARWPRPLRSDPAQRDPSMMCEYHGTHVHRVEDCRQLREEKARLLKNGHLREFLSDRAKGNYKGRENHKQVEPIEP